A window of Campylobacter ureolyticus contains these coding sequences:
- a CDS encoding rod shape-determining protein encodes MIIDKILGFFSSDMGIDLGTANTLVLVKDKGIVINEPSVVAVENTKFGKQKILAVGHQAKDMVGKTPGDIQAIRPMKDGVIADFDMTERMIRYFIEKTHKRRNFISPRVIISVPYGLTQVERKAVRDSALMAGAREVFLIEEPMAAAIGAGLPIQEPKGSLVVDIGGGTTEIGVISLGGLVISKSIRAAGDKFNEAIISYVKEKYNLLIGERTGEEIKIKVGTAVQLPKELVATVKGRDQISGLLSRIELTSEDAREAMRETLKQIADNLKSVLEMMPPDLASDIVENGIVLSGGGALIRGIDKYLSDIVKLPVYVADEPLLAVAKGTGKALEEISILRQLSSE; translated from the coding sequence ATGATAATTGATAAAATTTTAGGATTTTTTTCAAGCGATATGGGAATAGACCTAGGAACGGCAAATACCCTTGTTTTAGTAAAAGATAAAGGAATTGTTATAAATGAACCAAGTGTTGTTGCTGTTGAAAATACAAAATTTGGAAAACAAAAAATCTTAGCTGTAGGTCACCAAGCAAAAGATATGGTAGGAAAAACTCCAGGTGATATTCAAGCTATTAGACCAATGAAAGATGGTGTTATAGCCGATTTTGATATGACTGAAAGAATGATAAGATATTTCATAGAAAAAACCCACAAAAGACGAAATTTTATAAGTCCGAGAGTTATAATTTCAGTTCCTTATGGCTTAACTCAAGTTGAAAGAAAAGCAGTTAGAGATAGTGCTTTAATGGCAGGAGCAAGAGAAGTTTTTTTAATCGAAGAGCCTATGGCGGCAGCTATTGGAGCCGGACTTCCCATACAAGAACCAAAAGGAAGCTTAGTTGTTGATATAGGTGGAGGAACTACTGAGATAGGAGTTATTTCTCTTGGAGGACTTGTAATAAGCAAATCAATTAGAGCAGCTGGGGATAAATTTAACGAAGCAATAATTAGTTATGTCAAAGAAAAGTATAATCTTTTAATAGGTGAAAGAACCGGCGAAGAGATAAAAATAAAAGTAGGAACTGCAGTTCAGCTTCCAAAAGAACTTGTTGCTACTGTAAAAGGAAGAGATCAAATAAGTGGTCTTTTAAGCAGGATTGAACTAACTAGTGAAGATGCTAGAGAGGCTATGAGAGAGACATTAAAGCAAATTGCCGATAATCTAAAATCAGTCTTAGAGATGATGCCACCTGATCTTGCTTCTGATATAGTTGAAAATGGTATTGTTTTATCAGGTGGTGGAGCATTGATTAGAGGAATTGATAAGTATTTAAGCGACATTGTAAAACTTCCTGTTTATGTTGCTGATGAGCCACTTTTAGCGGTTGCAAAAGGAACAGGCAAAGCATTAGAAGAAATAAGTATTTTAAGACAACTATCAAGCGAATAA
- a CDS encoding aryl-sulfate sulfotransferase has protein sequence MKKILSSVLVAGMLLGVGATTSFAIGGASGPKTDWQTQGKLGAVKLNPYGLTPLTAIIMNNGYILSDVSVKVLPKENGQTISYQVDNQVLKTYGGIPIFGLYPAYKNQVEVTYTKSAVGFQDEKITETYQITTGPVGLTPSGLMTQTGMPFETVKVEKADKEFSDRLYLINNAPGKMPGRSSQAVWNNPMGGALEWNDSSSVFIVDTKGEVRWYFDSDKMLDPGNIYRTGIQMGFRQDIDGALAWGFGQRYVKYDLMGREIFNRQLPLGYNDFSHSLNNAQNGNYLLRVGSSNTKRPDGKNVRTVRDTIVEVDKNGNVVDDWRLYEILDPYRKDVILSLDQGAVCLNIDASMAGQTLSNEDLAKMDADNNFGDIAGTGIGRNWAHVNSVDYDPNDDSIVISSRHQSAMIKIGRDKQVKWIVGAHKGWGEKFKDKLLQPVDNKGNKIVCEDEYSKCPGYENEKGGFDWTWTQHTAFIIDSKTNKDILYLAAFDNGDGRGLEQPALSSMKYSRAVVYKIDQKNMTIEQVWEYGKDRGADWFSAVTSLTEYHDDKDSLVVYSATAGMQFDLSKGVPVGDPAPELMEFKWGETTPSVQIKFTGTGIGYQAMPISLEKAFGKTK, from the coding sequence ATGAAGAAAATTCTTAGTTCAGTTTTAGTGGCTGGCATGCTTTTAGGCGTTGGTGCCACGACTTCATTTGCAATTGGTGGTGCTAGTGGCCCAAAAACGGATTGGCAAACACAAGGAAAACTTGGCGCTGTAAAGCTAAATCCTTACGGACTTACTCCATTAACTGCGATTATTATGAACAATGGTTATATTTTAAGTGATGTATCGGTTAAAGTTTTACCAAAAGAAAATGGTCAAACTATAAGCTATCAAGTAGATAATCAAGTTTTAAAAACATACGGCGGGATTCCTATCTTTGGTCTTTATCCAGCGTATAAAAATCAAGTTGAGGTAACTTATACAAAATCAGCCGTTGGTTTTCAAGATGAAAAAATAACCGAAACATATCAAATTACAACTGGTCCAGTTGGACTAACTCCATCAGGACTTATGACACAAACTGGAATGCCATTTGAAACTGTAAAGGTTGAAAAAGCAGATAAAGAGTTTTCAGATAGGCTTTATCTTATAAATAACGCACCTGGCAAAATGCCTGGACGAAGCTCACAAGCTGTTTGGAATAACCCAATGGGTGGAGCATTAGAGTGGAATGACTCATCATCTGTATTTATCGTGGATACAAAAGGCGAAGTCAGATGGTATTTTGACTCAGATAAAATGCTAGATCCTGGCAATATCTACCGCACAGGTATCCAAATGGGATTTAGACAAGATATTGATGGAGCTTTGGCGTGGGGCTTTGGTCAAAGATATGTTAAATATGATTTAATGGGACGAGAAATTTTCAACCGCCAACTTCCACTTGGATATAATGACTTCTCACACTCTTTAAACAATGCTCAAAATGGTAACTACCTACTTCGTGTTGGCTCATCAAACACAAAACGCCCTGATGGTAAAAATGTTAGAACTGTTAGAGATACGATTGTAGAAGTTGATAAAAACGGAAATGTTGTGGATGATTGGAGACTTTATGAAATTTTAGATCCATATAGAAAAGATGTTATTTTATCGCTTGATCAAGGTGCGGTTTGTCTAAACATAGACGCAAGTATGGCAGGTCAAACTCTAAGCAATGAAGATTTAGCTAAAATGGATGCTGATAATAACTTTGGTGATATAGCAGGAACTGGGATTGGTAGAAACTGGGCTCATGTAAATTCAGTTGATTATGATCCAAACGATGACAGTATCGTTATTTCAAGTCGTCATCAAAGTGCGATGATAAAAATCGGCAGAGATAAGCAAGTTAAATGGATAGTTGGAGCTCACAAAGGCTGGGGGGAAAAATTTAAAGACAAATTATTACAACCAGTTGATAACAAAGGTAACAAAATCGTTTGCGAAGATGAATATTCAAAATGTCCTGGATATGAAAATGAAAAAGGCGGATTTGACTGGACTTGGACACAACATACCGCATTTATCATTGATAGCAAGACAAATAAAGATATTCTATATCTAGCAGCATTTGATAATGGCGATGGAAGAGGCTTGGAACAACCTGCACTTTCATCTATGAAATACTCACGTGCAGTTGTTTATAAAATAGATCAAAAAAATATGACTATTGAACAAGTTTGGGAATATGGCAAAGATAGAGGAGCTGATTGGTTTAGTGCAGTTACAAGCTTAACAGAATACCACGATGATAAAGATTCTTTGGTTGTATATTCAGCAACTGCTGGAATGCAATTTGACCTTTCAAAAGGTGTTCCAGTTGGCGATCCTGCACCTGAATTAATGGAATTTAAATGGGGTGAAACAACTCCTAGCGTTCAAATCAAATTTACAGGCACAGGAATTGGATATCAAGCAATGCCAATTAGTCTTGAAAAAGCATTTGGTAAAACAAAATAA
- the carB gene encoding carbamoyl-phosphate synthase large subunit, with amino-acid sequence MPKRDDFKTVLVIGSGPIVIGQACEFDYSGTQAIKTLKSLGYRVVLINSNPATIMTDPDFADASYLEPITKESILRIIKKENVDAILPTLGGQVALNAGMEVYESDEFKKLKNVKFIGINPDAIKKGEDRLLFKETMQSINMDLPKSCYAYTLDEALQAASQIGFPLIIRASYTLGGAGSGVAYNIDEFKEIAQNGIEASPINEILIEESLLGWKEIESEVIRDKKGQCVLVCGIENIDPMGIHTGDSITIAPTLTLSDDEIEKIKKLSFEIVKAIGVDAGGSNIQFAMNPKDGRTVVIEMNPRVSRSSALASKATGYPIAKISTLLAVGYTLDEIKDGFYEPEIDYIVVKVPKFAFEKFKGANTLLGTAMKSVGEVMSLGKSLKEALQKALCSMESGLSGFDEISSKDLVYKLRHADDKRILYVAQAFREGYDIEKVYELTKIDKYFLNEIYEIVEFEKSVDMNILNDPKKLQEAKAMGFSDKKLAYLITLKDNLELSQNDIYFARNKFNIAQIYQKAGTKGRNDNFTYLYSTFKKCENISSDNKGKKVLIIGGGPNRIGQGIEFDYCCVHASYALKDLAIKSIMYNCNPETVSTDYDTSDTLYFEPIDFEHLRSVIERENPDGVIIHFGGQTPLKFAKRLAIAGANVIGTSPRVIDMAEDRKKFSEFITNLGIKQPSNATATSVEEAVLKAKEIGYPVLVRPSYVLGGRAMKKVTCESELLEYMGEAVSVSNHSPVLIDKFLKNATELDVDAISDGKDVFVGAILEHIEEAGIHSGDSISVMPPQSLSKEIIEKVYKNTKEIAINLGVIGLLNIQFAIFEDEIYMIEVNPRASRTVPFVSKATGIPMAKVATRVMWQGDLKEALNFYDSYKNLIKVGDIYTATPKNHVCVKESVFPFNKLVGADFILGPEMKSTGEVMGISDSFAKSFIKSQISASNVFSSSGTLFLSLADDDKISGIELAKKFIKEGFRIVATSGTHNALKEHGIESEFVHKISEGRPNIADKLKNNEINLVVNTSDNKSYDDDGIKIRQLVLRFKVPYFTTTKAALMAANSIPSMKDGSYLEVKSIQDYLKE; translated from the coding sequence ATGCCAAAAAGAGATGATTTCAAAACAGTTTTAGTTATCGGAAGTGGTCCGATTGTTATAGGTCAAGCATGTGAGTTTGACTATAGTGGCACACAAGCCATAAAAACATTAAAAAGTCTTGGGTATAGAGTAGTTTTGATTAACTCAAATCCAGCTACTATTATGACAGATCCTGATTTCGCTGATGCTTCATATTTAGAGCCGATTACAAAAGAGAGTATTTTAAGAATTATAAAAAAAGAAAATGTTGATGCAATACTTCCAACGCTTGGCGGACAGGTTGCTTTAAATGCTGGAATGGAAGTTTATGAAAGTGATGAGTTTAAAAAATTAAAAAATGTTAAATTTATAGGCATAAACCCTGATGCAATAAAAAAAGGTGAAGACAGGCTTTTATTTAAAGAAACCATGCAAAGTATAAATATGGATCTTCCAAAGTCTTGCTATGCTTATACGCTCGATGAGGCATTACAGGCAGCTAGCCAAATTGGTTTTCCTTTAATAATAAGAGCAAGTTACACTCTTGGTGGAGCAGGAAGTGGTGTAGCTTATAACATAGACGAGTTTAAAGAAATAGCTCAAAATGGAATTGAGGCAAGCCCAATAAATGAAATTTTAATAGAAGAAAGCTTGCTTGGTTGGAAAGAAATAGAATCTGAGGTTATAAGGGACAAAAAAGGGCAGTGTGTTTTAGTGTGCGGTATAGAAAATATAGATCCTATGGGAATTCACACAGGCGATAGTATAACAATAGCTCCAACTCTTACACTAAGTGATGATGAGATAGAAAAGATAAAAAAACTAAGTTTTGAAATAGTTAAGGCTATTGGGGTTGATGCAGGTGGTAGTAATATTCAATTTGCTATGAATCCAAAAGATGGAAGAACTGTTGTAATTGAGATGAATCCACGAGTTTCTAGAAGCTCAGCACTTGCAAGTAAAGCAACTGGATATCCTATAGCCAAAATTTCAACTCTTTTAGCAGTTGGTTATACGCTTGATGAGATAAAAGATGGTTTTTATGAACCAGAAATTGACTATATAGTTGTAAAAGTTCCTAAATTTGCTTTTGAAAAATTTAAAGGAGCAAATACTTTGCTCGGAACTGCAATGAAGAGTGTTGGAGAAGTTATGAGTCTTGGCAAAAGCTTAAAAGAAGCTTTACAAAAAGCGCTTTGTTCTATGGAAAGCGGTCTATCAGGATTTGATGAAATTTCAAGCAAAGATTTAGTTTATAAGCTAAGACATGCCGATGATAAGAGAATATTATATGTTGCACAAGCTTTTAGAGAGGGCTATGATATAGAAAAAGTTTATGAGCTAACTAAAATAGATAAGTATTTTTTAAATGAAATTTATGAAATAGTAGAGTTTGAAAAAAGCGTGGATATGAATATTTTAAACGATCCTAAAAAACTACAAGAAGCTAAGGCTATGGGATTTTCTGATAAAAAGTTAGCTTATCTTATAACTTTAAAAGACAACCTAGAGCTTAGTCAAAACGATATTTATTTTGCAAGAAATAAATTTAATATAGCTCAAATTTATCAAAAGGCTGGAACAAAAGGCAGAAACGATAACTTTACTTATCTTTATTCAACATTTAAAAAATGTGAAAATATCTCATCTGACAATAAAGGCAAAAAAGTTTTAATAATAGGTGGTGGACCAAATAGAATAGGACAAGGAATCGAGTTTGATTATTGTTGTGTTCATGCAAGTTATGCGCTAAAAGATCTTGCTATAAAAAGTATAATGTATAATTGCAATCCTGAAACTGTAAGCACGGATTATGACACAAGTGATACACTTTATTTTGAACCAATTGATTTTGAGCATTTAAGAAGTGTTATTGAAAGAGAAAATCCTGATGGCGTAATAATTCATTTTGGAGGTCAAACCCCACTTAAATTTGCAAAAAGACTAGCAATTGCTGGGGCTAATGTAATAGGAACAAGCCCAAGAGTTATAGATATGGCAGAAGATAGGAAGAAATTTAGCGAGTTTATAACAAATTTAGGCATCAAACAACCTAGCAATGCAACTGCAACAAGCGTGGAAGAAGCGGTTTTAAAAGCAAAAGAAATTGGCTATCCAGTGCTTGTTAGACCAAGCTATGTTTTAGGCGGAAGAGCAATGAAAAAAGTCACTTGTGAAAGTGAGCTTTTAGAATATATGGGCGAAGCAGTAAGTGTTAGCAACCACTCTCCAGTTCTAATAGATAAATTTTTGAAAAACGCTACTGAGCTTGATGTTGATGCCATAAGTGATGGAAAAGATGTTTTTGTGGGAGCTATTTTAGAGCATATTGAAGAAGCTGGAATTCACTCAGGTGATAGTATAAGCGTAATGCCACCACAAAGTTTAAGCAAAGAAATAATTGAAAAAGTTTACAAAAACACAAAAGAAATTGCTATAAATTTAGGCGTTATAGGACTTTTAAACATACAATTTGCTATTTTTGAAGATGAAATTTATATGATAGAAGTAAATCCAAGAGCAAGTAGAACTGTGCCTTTTGTAAGTAAAGCAACAGGAATTCCTATGGCAAAAGTCGCAACTAGAGTTATGTGGCAAGGGGATTTAAAAGAGGCATTAAATTTCTATGATAGCTATAAAAACTTAATAAAAGTAGGAGATATCTATACAGCTACTCCAAAAAATCATGTTTGTGTTAAAGAAAGCGTGTTTCCATTTAACAAACTAGTTGGAGCTGATTTTATCCTTGGGCCTGAGATGAAATCAACAGGCGAAGTTATGGGTATAAGTGATAGTTTTGCAAAAAGTTTTATAAAAAGTCAAATTTCAGCAAGTAATGTCTTTTCATCAAGTGGAACTTTATTTTTAAGTTTAGCTGATGATGATAAAATAAGTGGTATAGAACTAGCTAAAAAATTCATAAAAGAGGGCTTTAGGATAGTTGCAACAAGCGGAACTCACAATGCCTTAAAAGAGCATGGTATAGAAAGTGAGTTTGTTCATAAGATAAGCGAAGGTCGCCCAAATATTGCAGATAAGTTAAAAAACAATGAAATAAATTTAGTTGTAAATACAAGCGATAATAAAAGCTATGATGATGATGGTATCAAAATCCGCCAACTTGTTTTAAGGTTTAAAGTGCCATATTTTACAACTACAAAAGCAGCTTTAATGGCAGCAAATTCAATACCATCAATGAAAGATGGTTCATATTTAGAAGTCAAAAGCATTCAAGATTATTTAAAAGAGTAG
- a CDS encoding tetratricopeptide repeat protein, giving the protein MRKVILFLILVFNVGFSLDFDKALDGCIVKSDEKSCLNLSSYLEKECENGSEAKCFLFADMLQRGLGVEKDVVRAFEIFNKGCENNVSESCYEASIHYLEGKGTSHSFEGSTVTLLKACDLGSKRACQILTYLPQE; this is encoded by the coding sequence ATGAGAAAAGTTATTTTATTTTTGATTTTGGTTTTTAATGTTGGATTTAGTTTGGATTTTGACAAAGCACTTGATGGCTGCATTGTAAAAAGCGATGAAAAATCGTGTTTAAACTTATCATCTTATTTGGAAAAAGAGTGCGAGAACGGAAGCGAAGCAAAATGCTTTTTATTTGCTGATATGCTTCAAAGAGGGCTTGGCGTGGAAAAGGATGTTGTAAGAGCATTTGAGATTTTTAATAAAGGTTGTGAAAATAATGTAAGTGAGAGTTGCTATGAAGCCTCAATTCATTATTTGGAAGGAAAAGGCACTTCGCATAGTTTTGAAGGATCAACTGTAACGCTTTTAAAGGCTTGTGATTTAGGTAGTAAAAGAGCGTGCCAAATTTTAACCTATTTACCACAAGAGTAG
- a CDS encoding aryl-sulfate sulfotransferase, with product MKKILSSVLVAGMLLGVGAINATAGASGPKSHNAIGKIGAVVMNPYGVAPLTAIINDGGYAIKNAKVTVKGKGEKGIDISYDVSDLKVLQHGGIPVFGLYPDYVNKVEVSYKREVPSVDGIKSEDIKETYSIYAPPVTTYGSGTAQKMALPKAEVVVPASKNVKNNLYLMNHLSSTMSNASQAVWNLPAGGALEWDYESYVWMIDTNGDIRWQLDVSKFRDTYDIRKKGNLMGFDQTKDGNIMWGQGQTYKKYDLMGRKIFDRMLPRSYIDFSHHAEETVKGTYLLRVANSDLKRRDGKNVRTVRDVIVELDKEGNVLDQWDLSTILDPYRDNNILAMDQGAVCLNIDADKAGKTIAKEDLEDESMPFGDVAGVGAGRNWAHVNSVNYDPYDDSIIISSRHQSAVIKIGRDKKVKWILGSPEGWDDQFKKYLLKPIDNDGKEIVCEANGSKCPGYLNEKGGFDWSWTQHTAYVIPEKSKDHIRHVSTFDNGDSRGMEQPALASMKYSRAVEYEVDEKNMTVEQVWEFGKERGLEWYSPITSVTEYQPKTDTMMVYSATAGMADLVAFRAGTAQLTPYLHEFKYGTKEPELEIKMVGGNITGYRALVIDYKDSFK from the coding sequence ATGAAAAAAATTCTTAGTTCAGTCTTAGTGGCTGGTATGCTTTTAGGCGTTGGAGCTATAAATGCTACGGCAGGCGCAAGTGGTCCAAAAAGCCACAATGCAATTGGTAAAATCGGTGCAGTTGTTATGAATCCTTACGGTGTAGCACCACTAACTGCCATTATAAATGATGGTGGATATGCTATAAAAAATGCTAAAGTCACTGTCAAAGGAAAAGGTGAAAAAGGCATTGATATAAGCTATGATGTAAGCGATCTAAAAGTTCTTCAACATGGTGGAATTCCAGTATTTGGTCTCTATCCTGACTATGTAAATAAAGTAGAAGTGAGCTATAAAAGAGAGGTTCCAAGTGTTGATGGCATAAAAAGCGAAGATATAAAAGAAACCTACTCAATATATGCTCCACCAGTTACAACTTATGGCTCAGGAACAGCTCAAAAAATGGCTCTGCCAAAAGCTGAAGTTGTCGTTCCTGCAAGTAAAAATGTAAAAAACAATCTTTATCTAATGAATCATTTAAGCTCAACTATGTCAAATGCCTCACAGGCTGTTTGGAATTTGCCTGCTGGAGGAGCTTTGGAGTGGGATTATGAAAGCTATGTTTGGATGATAGATACAAATGGCGATATTAGATGGCAACTTGATGTTAGCAAATTTAGAGATACCTATGATATTCGCAAAAAAGGAAATTTAATGGGCTTCGACCAAACAAAAGATGGTAACATCATGTGGGGTCAGGGACAAACTTATAAAAAATACGATTTAATGGGACGCAAAATATTTGATAGAATGCTTCCAAGAAGCTACATTGACTTTTCTCACCATGCAGAAGAGACAGTTAAAGGAACATATCTTTTAAGAGTTGCAAACTCAGATCTAAAAAGAAGAGATGGTAAAAATGTCCGAACAGTAAGAGATGTTATCGTTGAGCTTGATAAAGAGGGAAATGTACTTGATCAGTGGGATTTAAGTACAATTTTAGATCCGTATAGAGATAACAATATTTTAGCAATGGATCAAGGTGCAGTTTGTCTAAACATTGATGCTGATAAAGCTGGAAAAACTATAGCAAAAGAAGATCTTGAGGATGAATCGATGCCATTTGGCGATGTTGCTGGAGTTGGGGCTGGAAGAAACTGGGCGCATGTAAATAGTGTAAATTACGACCCTTATGATGATAGCATTATAATTTCATCACGCCACCAAAGTGCGGTAATTAAAATCGGAAGAGATAAAAAGGTAAAATGGATTTTAGGATCACCTGAGGGCTGGGATGATCAATTTAAAAAATATCTTTTAAAACCAATTGATAACGATGGCAAAGAGATAGTTTGTGAAGCAAATGGTTCAAAATGCCCGGGATATCTAAATGAAAAAGGTGGATTTGATTGGTCTTGGACACAACATACTGCTTATGTAATTCCTGAAAAATCAAAAGATCATATCCGACATGTAAGCACATTTGATAATGGCGATAGCCGTGGTATGGAACAACCTGCGCTTGCTTCTATGAAATACTCACGAGCGGTTGAATACGAAGTCGATGAAAAAAATATGACCGTTGAGCAAGTTTGGGAATTTGGAAAAGAAAGAGGACTTGAGTGGTATAGCCCAATAACCTCAGTAACAGAATATCAGCCAAAAACTGACACAATGATGGTTTATAGTGCAACTGCTGGAATGGCAGATTTAGTAGCATTTAGAGCAGGGACAGCACAACTTACTCCATATCTTCATGAGTTTAAATATGGCACAAAAGAGCCTGAACTTGAGATAAAAATGGTTGGTGGAAACATCACAGGCTATAGAGCTTTAGTGATTGACTATAAAGACTCTTTTAAATAG
- the mreC gene encoding rod shape-determining protein MreC has protein sequence MSKIKQIFFILVFLLLSIYFGSYIKGQSISSTNDVISFFKNINTNLTQKVRAHFNQSSQIKTLYLENEELKKKAVLLNTYAYELNQILKDTNSTKFAPNVKLIRTLSYAKIGDYNKFWIDFNGSNKNKIYGAISNAHTAGIIISKDSNFMLILQNDELASFSVYIGDEKIPAIINGDGMRVIAKFIPRWLNPKIGDEVYTSGLDEVFFAGVPVGVIEEIIDEDLYKSAVIKPYFDEATPAFLYVVTKER, from the coding sequence ATGAGTAAAATCAAACAAATTTTTTTTATACTTGTTTTTTTACTACTTTCTATATATTTTGGCTCTTACATAAAGGGTCAAAGTATAAGTTCAACTAATGATGTTATTAGTTTTTTTAAAAATATAAATACAAATTTAACTCAAAAAGTAAGAGCTCATTTTAATCAGTCTTCACAGATTAAAACTTTGTATTTAGAAAACGAAGAACTTAAAAAAAAAGCCGTTTTATTAAATACTTATGCTTATGAGTTAAACCAAATTTTAAAAGATACAAATTCTACTAAATTTGCTCCCAACGTTAAGCTTATAAGAACTTTATCTTATGCTAAAATTGGAGATTATAATAAATTTTGGATTGATTTTAATGGTAGCAATAAAAATAAAATTTATGGAGCTATTTCTAATGCCCATACAGCTGGAATTATAATCTCAAAAGACTCAAATTTTATGTTAATACTTCAAAATGATGAGCTTGCTTCATTTTCAGTTTATATTGGTGATGAAAAAATCCCAGCCATAATAAATGGAGATGGAATGAGAGTTATAGCAAAATTTATTCCAAGATGGCTAAATCCAAAAATTGGCGATGAGGTTTATACAAGTGGGCTTGACGAAGTATTTTTTGCAGGAGTTCCTGTTGGGGTTATAGAAGAAATTATAGATGAAGATTTATATAAAAGTGCTGTTATAAAACCTTATTTTGATGAGGCTACACCAGCATTTCTATATGTCGTCACAAAGGAGAGATAA